A single window of Mycolicibacterium aurum DNA harbors:
- a CDS encoding molybdopterin-dependent oxidoreductase produces MTEPTADWQASACILCECNCGIVVQVQDRRLARIRGDKQHPASRGYTCNKALRLDHYQNSRNRLTSPMRRRPDGTYEEIDWDTAIAEIAAGLQAIATTHGGDKIMYYGGGGQGNHLGGAYSGAVLKALGSHHRSNALAQEKTGEHWVDAHFYGGHTRGEFEHAEVSVFVGKNPWMSQSFPRARVVLNEISKDPARSMVVIDPVVTDTAKMADFHLRVRPGTDAWCLAALAGVLVQEKLCDEDFLAQHVNGVDAVREVLAEVPVGEYARRCGVDEDLVRAVARRIGTAGSVAVFEDLGVQQSPNSTLCSYLNKMLWILTGNFGKRGAQHLHSSFAPLFRPGGVGRTPVTGAPIIGGLMPSNVVPEEILTDHPDRFRALIVESSNPAHSVADSGAVARAFAELELLVVIDVAMTETARLAHYVLPAASQFEKVEATFFNLEFPHNTFHLRHRLMEPLPGTLPEPEIWARLMRALGVVDDAELTPLRRAAAQGLPAFTEAFLAAVGANPGLGKVLPFVLYETLGPSLPEGLSGAAALWGLAQKAAMTYPEAVRRAGHADGNALFEAILTERSGVTFTVHEYEDDFALIAHPDRRIALEMPEMLADIRALVDTPAGRTDAEFPIVLSAGERRAFTANDIIRDPSWRTRDTDGALRVSVEDAASLGLVDGGRARITTAAGSAEATVEVTAAMLPGHAALPNGYGLDFADADGGAEVPGVAPNALTSSTWRDAYAGTPWHKHVPARIEKVVEKAEAAGRVPAMS; encoded by the coding sequence ATGACCGAACCGACCGCAGACTGGCAGGCCAGCGCGTGCATTCTCTGCGAGTGCAACTGCGGCATCGTCGTTCAGGTGCAGGACCGCCGCCTCGCCCGGATCCGGGGCGACAAACAGCATCCCGCGTCCCGCGGCTACACATGCAACAAAGCGCTGCGCCTCGACCACTATCAGAACAGCCGTAACCGGCTCACCTCGCCGATGCGTCGCCGTCCCGACGGGACCTACGAGGAGATCGACTGGGACACCGCGATCGCCGAGATCGCCGCGGGCCTGCAGGCGATCGCCACAACGCACGGCGGTGACAAGATCATGTACTACGGCGGGGGCGGCCAGGGAAATCACCTCGGCGGCGCGTACAGCGGGGCGGTCCTCAAGGCGCTCGGTTCCCACCACCGGTCCAACGCGCTGGCCCAGGAGAAGACCGGCGAGCACTGGGTCGACGCGCATTTCTACGGCGGTCACACCCGGGGGGAGTTCGAGCACGCCGAGGTGTCGGTGTTCGTCGGCAAGAATCCCTGGATGTCGCAGAGCTTTCCGCGCGCCCGCGTGGTGCTCAACGAGATCTCCAAGGACCCGGCCCGGTCGATGGTCGTCATCGATCCCGTCGTCACCGACACCGCCAAGATGGCCGACTTCCACCTCCGGGTGCGCCCCGGCACCGATGCCTGGTGTCTCGCCGCGCTGGCCGGGGTTCTGGTGCAGGAAAAGCTATGCGACGAAGACTTTCTCGCGCAGCACGTCAACGGCGTCGACGCGGTGCGGGAGGTGCTGGCCGAGGTACCTGTCGGTGAGTACGCCCGGCGATGCGGCGTCGACGAAGACCTCGTCCGGGCGGTCGCGCGCCGGATCGGCACAGCGGGAAGCGTCGCGGTGTTCGAGGACCTGGGCGTTCAGCAGTCCCCCAACAGCACGTTGTGCTCCTACCTCAACAAGATGCTCTGGATCCTCACCGGCAACTTCGGCAAACGCGGTGCCCAGCATCTCCATTCGTCGTTCGCGCCGCTGTTCCGCCCGGGCGGCGTCGGCCGCACTCCGGTGACCGGTGCGCCGATCATCGGCGGTTTGATGCCGAGCAATGTGGTGCCCGAGGAGATCCTCACCGACCATCCCGACAGATTCCGGGCCCTGATCGTGGAGAGCAGCAACCCGGCCCACTCGGTCGCCGACTCCGGTGCCGTGGCCAGGGCCTTCGCCGAACTCGAGTTGCTCGTCGTCATCGACGTCGCGATGACGGAGACCGCCAGGCTGGCCCACTACGTGCTGCCGGCCGCCAGCCAGTTCGAGAAGGTGGAAGCGACGTTCTTCAACCTGGAGTTCCCGCACAACACCTTCCATCTTCGGCACCGGCTGATGGAGCCGCTGCCGGGGACGTTGCCCGAACCCGAGATCTGGGCACGTCTGATGCGTGCGCTCGGCGTGGTCGACGACGCCGAACTGACGCCGTTGCGGCGCGCCGCGGCGCAGGGTCTGCCCGCGTTCACCGAAGCGTTCCTGGCCGCGGTCGGCGCGAACCCCGGGCTCGGCAAGGTGCTGCCGTTCGTGTTGTACGAGACGCTCGGTCCGTCGCTGCCGGAGGGACTCTCCGGCGCGGCGGCGCTGTGGGGGCTGGCGCAGAAGGCGGCCATGACCTATCCGGAGGCGGTGCGCCGCGCAGGACATGCGGACGGCAACGCGTTGTTCGAGGCGATCCTCACCGAACGCTCAGGCGTGACCTTCACCGTCCACGAGTACGAGGATGATTTCGCGTTGATCGCCCACCCGGACCGCAGGATCGCCCTGGAGATGCCGGAGATGCTCGCCGACATCCGCGCCCTCGTCGATACACCGGCCGGCCGCACCGACGCCGAGTTCCCAATCGTGCTGTCGGCCGGCGAACGTCGCGCGTTCACCGCCAACGACATCATCCGGGATCCGTCGTGGCGTACGCGCGACACGGACGGCGCGCTCCGGGTGAGCGTCGAGGACGCGGCGTCTCTCGGTCTCGTGGACGGCGGTCGCGCCAGGATCACGACGGCGGCGGGCAGCGCCGAGGCGACCGTGGAGGTCACAGCCGCCATGCTGCCCGGGCATGCTGCGCTACCCAACGGCTATGGTCTCGACTTCGCCGACGCCGACGGTGGCGCCGAGGTGCCCGGCGTGGCGCCCAACGCGCTGACGTCGAGCACATGGCGCGATGCCTACGCCGGAACGCCATGGCACAAGCACGTGCCCGCGCGGATCGAGAAAGTGGTCGAGAAGGCCGAGGCCGCCGGCCGCGTCCCCGCGATGAGCTAG
- a CDS encoding cytochrome P450, translating into MATPILPPGFDFTDPDLNCERLPIEELAELRRSQPIWWNEQPIGDGGFDDGGYWVVTKHRDVKEISKRSDVFSSQEKTALPRYPAGSTGEQIETGSLVLLNMDAPRHTHLRKIISRGFTPRAVERLRADLAERAQNIAKTAASEAAGDFVEQVSCELPLQAIAGLIGVPLEDRKKLFDWSNQMVSDDDPEYTHYDNRNAATELIMYAMELAAIRAENPGEDIVTKLIEADVDGHKLSDDEFGFFMVLLAVAGNETTRNSITHGMIAFTEHPDQWELYKRERPVTAVDEIVRWATPVTSFQRTALTDFELSGVPIKKGQRVVMSYRSANFDEEVFDDPHAFNILRDPNPHVGFGGTGAHYCIGANLARMTIDLMFNAIADHMPDLTSVSTPERLRSGWLNGIKHWQVDYTGQGCPVAH; encoded by the coding sequence ATGGCGACTCCCATTCTCCCGCCCGGATTCGACTTCACCGATCCCGACCTGAACTGCGAACGCCTGCCGATCGAGGAGCTCGCCGAGTTACGCCGCAGCCAGCCCATCTGGTGGAACGAACAACCCATCGGCGACGGTGGATTCGACGACGGCGGTTACTGGGTGGTCACCAAACACCGGGATGTCAAGGAGATCTCCAAGCGCAGTGACGTCTTCTCCAGCCAGGAGAAGACCGCGCTCCCCCGCTATCCCGCCGGGTCCACCGGGGAGCAGATCGAGACGGGAAGTCTCGTGCTGCTCAACATGGACGCCCCGCGCCACACGCATCTGCGCAAGATCATCTCCAGGGGCTTCACCCCCCGCGCCGTCGAACGACTGCGTGCGGACCTGGCCGAGCGTGCGCAGAACATCGCGAAGACCGCGGCGTCCGAGGCTGCGGGTGACTTCGTGGAGCAGGTGTCGTGCGAGCTGCCGCTGCAGGCCATCGCCGGCCTGATCGGCGTGCCCCTGGAGGACCGCAAAAAGCTGTTCGACTGGTCCAACCAGATGGTCAGCGACGACGACCCCGAGTACACCCACTACGACAACCGCAACGCGGCAACCGAACTCATCATGTACGCCATGGAGTTGGCGGCCATCCGTGCCGAGAACCCCGGCGAGGACATCGTCACCAAGCTCATCGAGGCCGACGTGGACGGGCACAAGCTCTCTGACGACGAATTCGGGTTTTTCATGGTGCTGCTCGCGGTCGCGGGCAACGAGACCACGCGCAATTCGATCACCCACGGGATGATCGCGTTCACCGAGCATCCCGACCAATGGGAGCTCTACAAGCGCGAACGGCCCGTGACCGCGGTCGACGAGATCGTCCGTTGGGCGACGCCGGTGACGTCGTTCCAGCGGACGGCACTGACCGATTTCGAGCTGTCCGGTGTCCCCATCAAGAAGGGCCAGCGCGTCGTCATGTCCTATCGGTCGGCGAACTTCGACGAAGAGGTCTTCGACGACCCGCACGCGTTCAACATCCTGCGTGACCCGAACCCGCATGTCGGCTTCGGCGGTACCGGTGCGCACTACTGCATCGGTGCCAATCTCGCCCGGATGACGATCGACCTGATGTTCAACGCGATCGCCGACCACATGCCCGACCTGACCTCCGTCTCCACCCCCGAACGGCTCCGGTCGGGATGGCTGAACGGGATCAAGCACTGGCAGGTGGACTACACCGGGCAGGGCTGCCCCGTCGCGCACTAG
- a CDS encoding helix-turn-helix domain-containing protein: MMRGWRQRRRLSQLELALAADVSARHVSFIETGRSCPSRAMVLRLASVLEVPHREQNRLLVAAGLAPAYAERSLDASEMATVRAGIQTVLDAYDPFPCVLVNRGWWILHANSGAALLLDGVAPHLLERPNALRIALHPDGLAPRIGNLAQWRTHLVERLRREVASAGSPELTELLTEIECYPGGFEESSDLGGIAVPLELETTDGRSLRFLSMVTTFGTALDLTAAELSIEAFLPADDSTAAALR; this comes from the coding sequence ATGATGCGCGGTTGGCGGCAACGGAGGCGGCTCAGCCAGCTCGAGCTCGCGCTGGCGGCCGACGTGTCGGCGCGGCACGTCAGCTTCATCGAGACGGGACGGTCCTGCCCCAGCCGGGCGATGGTGCTGCGGCTGGCGTCAGTGCTCGAGGTACCGCATCGGGAGCAGAACCGGCTTCTGGTCGCGGCCGGTCTCGCGCCGGCCTACGCCGAGCGCTCACTCGATGCATCCGAGATGGCGACGGTGCGGGCGGGCATTCAGACGGTGCTCGACGCCTACGACCCGTTCCCGTGCGTGCTGGTGAACCGGGGCTGGTGGATTCTGCACGCCAACTCCGGCGCGGCACTGCTGCTCGACGGCGTCGCGCCACATCTGCTCGAACGGCCGAACGCACTTCGCATCGCGCTGCATCCCGACGGGCTCGCCCCACGCATCGGCAACCTCGCGCAGTGGCGCACACACCTCGTGGAACGGCTCCGGCGTGAGGTCGCCTCGGCAGGTTCGCCCGAATTGACGGAACTGCTCACCGAGATCGAGTGCTATCCAGGCGGTTTCGAGGAATCCTCAGACCTGGGTGGCATTGCCGTGCCCCTCGAGCTGGAAACAACAGACGGCCGCAGTCTGCGATTCCTGAGCATGGTGACCACATTCGGCACGGCCCTCGATCTGACCGCCGCCGAGCTCAGCATCGAGGCGTTTCTGCCCGCCGACGACTCCACGGCCGCCGCGTTGCGCTGA
- a CDS encoding peroxidase-related enzyme (This protein belongs to a clade of uncharacterized proteins related to peroxidases such as the alkylhydroperoxidase AhpD.) yields the protein MTATADIRPTEALTPAAISRLAVPELDELTSPGVRGFFHRQLRDEGLTSNWFRALSLNEGDLERLNAYLLPLLGTDGRGGLTAREREVIATVVSGENRCAYCHTNHANKLGALTGDWSFGQRVAIDHHQVAELTERERALADLATAVNNNPQAIRDDDIVRLRDLGLDDHQILEGISIAAFIGATNRIGIALSVPPNPEYTGIPAGREHPTE from the coding sequence ATGACCGCCACCGCCGACATCCGTCCCACCGAAGCGCTGACCCCCGCCGCCATCTCCCGGCTGGCCGTGCCCGAGCTCGACGAGCTGACCTCGCCGGGGGTCCGCGGCTTCTTCCATCGCCAGCTGCGCGACGAGGGCCTGACCTCGAACTGGTTTCGCGCACTGTCACTGAACGAAGGTGATCTCGAACGCCTCAACGCCTACCTGTTGCCACTGCTGGGCACCGACGGGCGTGGCGGGCTCACCGCCCGCGAACGCGAGGTGATCGCCACCGTGGTGTCCGGTGAGAACCGCTGCGCGTACTGCCATACCAATCACGCCAACAAACTGGGCGCGCTCACAGGCGACTGGTCATTCGGGCAGCGGGTGGCCATCGATCACCATCAGGTCGCGGAATTGACCGAGCGGGAACGCGCACTCGCCGACCTCGCGACAGCCGTCAACAACAACCCGCAGGCCATCCGCGACGACGACATCGTCCGGCTTCGCGACCTGGGACTCGATGACCACCAGATCCTGGAGGGCATCTCGATCGCCGCTTTCATCGGCGCGACCAATCGCATCGGAATCGCGCTGTCGGTGCCGCCGAATCCGGAATACACCGGCATTCCGGCCGGACGGGAGCATCCGACCGAATAG
- a CDS encoding lipoprotein LpqH, whose amino-acid sequence MKTRHLLAVVAGSAVALGVAGCSTPEPALGGTTATVSIDGNDTGGAHAVRCRQSGWAWYIETPDKEDGFTAVLSTGGGVTAKSVDFRGVGGFTGSFWADNIGDAEVSGADGSYTITGTADGSFTDTPSDAVSAKFRIQANC is encoded by the coding sequence ATGAAGACCCGACATCTCTTGGCGGTTGTCGCCGGCAGCGCCGTCGCCCTGGGCGTGGCCGGTTGCTCGACACCGGAACCCGCGCTCGGCGGCACCACCGCGACCGTGTCGATCGACGGCAACGACACCGGTGGAGCGCACGCTGTGCGGTGTCGCCAGTCCGGTTGGGCGTGGTATATCGAGACGCCGGACAAGGAGGACGGGTTCACCGCCGTGCTATCGACCGGCGGTGGGGTGACCGCGAAGTCGGTGGACTTCCGCGGCGTAGGGGGATTCACCGGGTCGTTCTGGGCCGACAACATCGGTGATGCCGAGGTGTCCGGCGCCGATGGCAGCTACACCATCACCGGCACCGCGGACGGCAGCTTCACCGACACACCCAGCGATGCGGTCTCGGCCAAATTCCGCATCCAGGCCAACTGCTGA
- a CDS encoding AMP-binding protein translates to MVETSIPALLRERASLQPDDTAFTFVDYDLDAAGVAITLTWPQLYRRVSNAAREMRLCASPGDRAVISAPQGLDYIVGFLGALEAGLIAVPLSVPQGGVADERVDSVLRDAAPAVVLTTSRVVGDVAGHVAAEAGKAAPAIIEVDSLDLDAALRTGARTDDVYAGDHQPAYLQYTSGSTRQPAGVMISNKNLLTNIQQITVDYSVDHGGVAPPDMTVVSWLPFYHDLGLLLGICTPVYGGFSTVLTSPISFLERPARWMQLLASNPQAFSSAPNFAFELAARKTSDADMGDLDLGDVFIIQSGAERVNPTTINRFTDRFARFNLDKRVIQPSYGLAEATLYVATVRPGQPPQIVGFDSDELAEGAAKRSANGGGTPLVGYDTPLSALSPTVRIVDAQSRTECADGTTGEVWVHGDNVGMGYWNKPDETERVFGATLVDPSVGTPEGPWLRTGDLGFISDGQLFIVGRIKDLIIVYGRNHAPDDIEATISEITRGRVAAIAVPDDGVEQLVAVVEYRKRGDSDDETQSQLTDVRRDITSAISQSHGLAVADLVLVAPGSIPITTSGKVRRQSCAEDYRRNRFARLDA, encoded by the coding sequence GTGGTTGAGACATCCATTCCGGCTCTGCTGCGGGAGCGTGCCAGCTTGCAGCCAGACGACACGGCGTTCACATTCGTCGATTACGACCTCGACGCGGCCGGCGTCGCGATCACCCTCACGTGGCCGCAGCTGTATCGCCGCGTGTCGAACGCCGCACGCGAGATGCGGCTGTGTGCTTCACCGGGCGATCGCGCGGTGATATCGGCCCCGCAGGGACTCGACTACATCGTCGGCTTCCTGGGCGCGCTGGAGGCCGGGCTGATCGCAGTGCCGCTGTCCGTCCCGCAAGGGGGCGTCGCCGACGAGCGGGTCGATTCAGTGCTGCGTGACGCGGCACCCGCCGTCGTTCTGACCACATCCCGTGTCGTGGGCGATGTCGCCGGCCACGTCGCCGCCGAGGCGGGCAAGGCCGCTCCGGCGATCATCGAGGTCGACTCGCTGGATCTGGATGCCGCATTACGCACCGGCGCCCGAACGGACGACGTCTACGCCGGAGACCACCAGCCGGCGTATCTGCAATACACATCGGGGTCGACCCGGCAGCCGGCCGGGGTGATGATCTCCAACAAGAATCTGCTGACCAACATCCAGCAGATCACGGTCGACTATTCGGTCGACCACGGAGGCGTCGCACCGCCGGATATGACCGTGGTGTCGTGGCTGCCGTTCTACCACGACCTCGGGTTGCTGCTGGGAATCTGCACGCCGGTGTACGGCGGCTTCAGCACGGTGCTCACCAGCCCGATCTCGTTTCTGGAGCGGCCGGCCCGTTGGATGCAGCTGCTGGCGAGCAACCCGCAGGCGTTCTCGTCCGCGCCGAACTTCGCGTTCGAATTGGCGGCACGCAAGACGTCGGACGCCGACATGGGCGACCTTGATCTGGGCGACGTGTTCATCATCCAAAGTGGTGCCGAGCGGGTGAATCCCACGACCATCAACCGCTTCACCGATCGGTTCGCCCGCTTCAATCTCGACAAGAGGGTGATACAGCCGTCCTACGGGCTGGCAGAGGCCACGCTCTACGTGGCGACCGTCCGGCCCGGTCAACCACCACAGATCGTCGGTTTCGACTCCGACGAGCTTGCCGAGGGCGCCGCGAAGCGGTCGGCGAACGGCGGCGGCACACCGCTGGTCGGCTACGACACGCCGCTGTCCGCGCTGTCGCCGACGGTGCGGATCGTCGACGCGCAGAGCAGGACCGAGTGCGCGGACGGTACGACCGGCGAGGTCTGGGTGCACGGCGACAACGTCGGCATGGGCTACTGGAACAAGCCCGACGAAACTGAACGAGTTTTCGGCGCCACGCTCGTCGACCCGTCGGTCGGCACTCCCGAAGGGCCGTGGCTGAGAACGGGAGACCTGGGCTTCATCTCCGACGGACAGCTCTTCATCGTCGGTCGCATCAAGGACCTGATCATCGTTTACGGGCGCAACCATGCACCGGACGACATCGAGGCAACGATCTCGGAGATCACCCGGGGCCGCGTCGCGGCGATAGCCGTTCCCGACGACGGCGTCGAGCAGCTCGTCGCCGTCGTCGAGTACAGAAAGCGCGGCGATTCCGACGACGAGACGCAGAGCCAGCTCACCGACGTCAGGCGCGACATCACCTCGGCGATCTCGCAGTCGCACGGCCTGGCCGTCGCGGATCTGGTGCTCGTGGCCCCCGGCTCGATTCCGATCACCACCAGCGGCAAGGTCCGCAGACAGTCGTGCGCAGAGGATTACAGGCGCAACCGGTTCGCCCGGCTGGACGCGTAG